The region CTTAACTCTTTATATTTCTGAGCTACATTCTGTCCGAAATAAATACTTAAGGTAAATTCTTGAGACTTAATGTTCTTTAAGCTTTGTTGTATGGTATCGTCAAATTCGTCTGAAACAATACGTACCAGTTTTAAAGCTTTTAAATCAACAATATTTTTTACCGTCGGGATTGGTAAATGCCCACGAGCTTCTGCTAAAAGCGATACATAATACCCTTTAGATTGGTACGAGTAGTCTTTACATAAGTTGAAAATTCTAGCTTTTTTTAGTAGCGAAAATTCTGGGTTAGTAAGGTATTCTTGCGAAGATATTACTTTAATATTCTCAATCGAAAAATTCCATTTTTCTGGTTGATTGACAACAATATACTTGTTCATTGTAAACGCTGCATAGCGATATAAATTTGAATCAAATGTATATTATTTTTAAATACAATTTACACTACAAGACTTTTTTTTATATATTTTTTAATGTCTTAATCCTGATGCTTTTGTGCGCTTATAAATGGGATTTTAGGTGCTAGAAAATATCCGGTTAAGCTCGCAAATAAAATAGGAATTAAATGCCCAAACCCAGTAAGGGTTGTTAGTAAAATTGTGGTGCTCATTGGGGTTCGGGTTACACATGCATTTATTGCGGCCATACAGCTTACAATTGTTAAGGTTAAACTTACCGATGGTATAAAATGATGAATAATTAAGCCTAAAGTTGTGCCTACAAAAAATAAGGGAATAATAAAGCCGCCACGCCAACCCGAAGTTACGGTTATTGCAATAGCAATAATTTTAAAAATTAAGATTACAATTAGTAATTTTAAAGGAAAATGTTTGGTTATAAGCTCGTTAATTTCGTGATGACCAAAATAGCGCGTAATTGGAATGTAATAGGCAATTACACCCAAAAGTAATCCGCCAATTAATGTTTTTAAATAAATAGGAATGGGGCGTTTTTCGAACAAGATTTTAAAGAATTTTACACAATAAATAAAAGTCCATCCAATAGCTGTAGCTATAATTGCAAATAAGACGGCATAAATAAAGTCAAAAATTCCAGAATATTCGTATGCAGACAAGTTCCAAGTTGGACCAAGGCCAAGATGTACAATTAACGCAAATACAATAT is a window of Formosa sediminum DNA encoding:
- a CDS encoding chloride channel protein, with amino-acid sequence MKIHRKKTIIKYLNILDQPIKFNPFVFSWSFLLWAVLGLIGGITAGVYWIILEFLMHKVAFFEGWQVIPVMAIGGLFAGLVIHFIGDPGEIQLIVNNIRFNKGKLNPKHNPSMILSSFFCIASGGSLGPEAPLVQVTGSIGTWLGKVFRLKGEALRSLSIAGMASGFTALFGAPLGGSLFALEILHYKHAVEYYRAIIPALVASSFSYIVFALIVHLGLGPTWNLSAYEYSGIFDFIYAVLFAIIATAIGWTFIYCVKFFKILFEKRPIPIYLKTLIGGLLLGVIAYYIPITRYFGHHEINELITKHFPLKLLIVILIFKIIAIAITVTSGWRGGFIIPLFFVGTTLGLIIHHFIPSVSLTLTIVSCMAAINACVTRTPMSTTILLTTLTGFGHLIPILFASLTGYFLAPKIPFISAQKHQD